The following DNA comes from Candidatus Desulfatibia profunda.
GATATTGTCCAGGACCGTCAGATGGCCAAAGATCTGTCTCCCTTCCGGCACCTGCGATATTCCCAGACCCACGATCCGGTCGGCCGGCATACCGGTGATATCAAGGCCCTTGTAAATAATGCGGCCCTTCCGAACCTTAACCAAACCGGAGATGGTTTTCAGCAGGGTCGATTTGCCGGCCCCGTTGGCACCGATGATGGAAATGATCTCTCCCTTGGGTATCCGTATGGAAACACCTTTAAGAACCGGAATACTCCCATATGATGACCGGAGCCCCTCGATCTGAAGCATGTTAGACACCCCCTCCTAAATAAGCCTCGATGACTTTTGGATTATTCCGGATTTCTTCAGGCGGCCCTTCGGCAATTTTTTGGCCGTAATTGAGCACCACGATCTCGTCCGAGATATTCATGACCACCTTCATATCATGCTCCACCAGCAACACCGTAATCCCTTTGGCGTTAATGGCCCTGATCAGAGAAGATGCCACGTAAGTTTCAGTCTCGTTAAGGCCGGCTGCGGGTTCGTCCAGGCAGACCAGTTCCGGTTCACTGGCCAGCGCCCGTCCGATCTCCAGTATCTTTTGCTCACCCAGCGGCAGGCTGCCGGCCGGGTCGTTGCATTTTTCGGACAGGCCGATAAATTTCAAGATCTTCATGGCCCTTTCCTGGATCTGCGCTTCTTTGCGCCTGGCCCCCGGCAAGCAGAACCCCGCCGCCACAAAAGACGTCCGCACCCGGGTATGGCAACCCAGCATAATATTTTCAAGAACCGACATATTACCGAACAGCTCTACCGTTTGAAATGTTCGCGAAATACCCCTGTGCGCAATTTCGTGGGCTTTGAGACCGCTGATGGGCTGCCCTTTAAACCGCACGGTCCCCGCGGTTGGATGGAAAAAACCCGTGATAACATTGAACAGTGTGGTTTTGCCGGCGCCGTTAGGTCCGACAATGGCCTTGATGATGCCCTTTTTGACCTTAAAATTCGGTTTGAACAGGGCCATCAGCCCGCCAAAAGCCATGACCACCCCGTCCACTTCCAAAACATTTTCATTGCCCGTATCATTCATTCGATTTCGGTCTCCCGAGCCACCCTTTGATCATGCCCGGCACGCCCGCCAGCCCCTGGGGTAAAAAAATGACAACCACAAGCAGGATGGCCCCATAGACAAAGACTTCAAACTCTTTAAAATAATGCAGCCACTCATAACTTAAAAAGGTAAATATCCCGGCGCCGATGACAGCACCCCAGAGCGTGTACATTCCGCCCAGGGCGAGCATGATTAACAGTTTAATGGAAAAGAAAAGGTCAAATGTCGCTGGATTGACAAAATTCATATAATGGGCATAAAGACTGCCGGCCAAAGATGCTAAAGCGGCCGAATAAACAAAGACCATTATCTTGAACTTAGAGACGTTGACTCCCATGGCACTGGCGGCCGACTCACTCGAATGAATGGCTCTTAAAGCCCGTCCCGTGCCGGACTGAACGACATTGACGCTAAAAATGAATGCCGCCAAAACAAAACCCCAGACAAGGTAAAAATACTTCTCAACAGAATCAAGATCAAATCCGAAGATACTCAGACCGGGAATGCCGGCCATGCCGTCCGGTCCGCCGGTCCACTGTGTTTCTTGGTTGAAAACGATATAAATGATGATCCCGAAAGCCAGGGTTGCCATGGCAAGATAGTGCCCTCTTAGTTTTAGTGAAGGCGCACCCACCAGAAGGGCGATGCCGGCTGAAACCAATATGCCGACGAACATACATCCCCAGGGATTCAAGCCGAAACGGGCAGTCAGGATTGCAGATACATAGGCTCCGATGCCGTAAAAGGCTGCATGCCCGACCGATATCTGGCCGGCATAGCCCATCAGGAGACTGAGGCCGATGGTGATCAGGCAGTAGATGCCGGCAAACACCATGATGTCGGTATAATTGGCGATGGCGGGAATCAGGCGTGCAATCCAGGGAAAAATGATGATAAAAACCGCAAGTATGACGATGGGGAGTTTACCGATTTTCAACATGCCTAAAACCTTTTGATCCTGCTGATCTCGATATCACCAAAAATCCCGCTGGGCTTAAAGAATAAAACTACCAAAAGAACAATCAATGCAAAGGCATCCTTATACCCGGAAGAAATCAGACCGGCCCCCAGGGATTCGATGGCCCCCAGAATCAAGCCGCCCATAACAGCACCCGGAAAACTCCCCAGTCCCCCCAGAACCGCAGCCCCGAAGCCCTTTACCGCCAGCATGGCGCCGCGGTCATATTCCATTAAAGAGATCGGGGTCACGACGATACCGGCCACCGCCCCGATTGCGGCCGAAAGGGCAAAGGCGAGCATAATCATTCGTTTGACATTGATACCCACCAGACTGGCCGCATCCGGATTGTCGGCGCAGGCACTCATGGCCTTTCCAAGGATGGTTCTGTCAAAAAAGAACGTCAGGGCGATAACAATCAGGATCAAAAATCCGATGACCCAGAAATACTGGGGCTGGATCACGGCCCCAAAGAACATGATCGGATTGCGCCCGGAAAATGCAGGAAGGTCAAACGGGTCCTTGCCCCAGATAAACATGGCCGCACCCTTGAGCAGGATGGAAACTGCAATTGTTGCGATAATCAGTGAAAGAACGGTCGGCTGGCGGATAGGCCGGATGGCCAGGCGGTCCATTAACATTCCCACCAGTGTAACCAGAATAACCGTCAAAGGAAAAGCCATTATAAGGGGAAGCCCCATGCCGGCGTGACAAAAGACCATCATCAACCCCCCCAGCATAACAAACTCGCCCTGGGCAAAGTTGATAATTTCGGTCACATTATAGATGATATTAAATCCGACGGCCACCATGGCATAAATACTGCCAACGGTGATGCCGGTGATCAAATACTGAAAAAGCTGGCCGCCCAGCGTGATGGTTTCCATATTGTTTTACTGCATAAATTGTGTACATTTTATGAGAAAAATTTGTTTCCAGCCACGAAGACACAAAGTCACAAAGAAAAGTAAAAAATGATTTCCCCTTTGTGCCTTCGTGCCTTCCCACCTTCCAAAGTAAGTACGGCGGACAGGTGTGGCAAATATTTTCCGGTTCCGGCCTGTCCCGGTTGCAGGATTTTCCCGGGTTGGGAAAAAATGAGGACGGTGAAACCACCGCCCTCATGGATAACATCCCAATTAAACGATA
Coding sequences within:
- a CDS encoding ABC transporter ATP-binding protein; this encodes MNDTGNENVLEVDGVVMAFGGLMALFKPNFKVKKGIIKAIVGPNGAGKTTLFNVITGFFHPTAGTVRFKGQPISGLKAHEIAHRGISRTFQTVELFGNMSVLENIMLGCHTRVRTSFVAAGFCLPGARRKEAQIQERAMKILKFIGLSEKCNDPAGSLPLGEQKILEIGRALASEPELVCLDEPAAGLNETETYVASSLIRAINAKGITVLLVEHDMKVVMNISDEIVVLNYGQKIAEGPPEEIRNNPKVIEAYLGGGV
- a CDS encoding branched-chain amino acid ABC transporter permease; translated protein: MLKIGKLPIVILAVFIIIFPWIARLIPAIANYTDIMVFAGIYCLITIGLSLLMGYAGQISVGHAAFYGIGAYVSAILTARFGLNPWGCMFVGILVSAGIALLVGAPSLKLRGHYLAMATLAFGIIIYIVFNQETQWTGGPDGMAGIPGLSIFGFDLDSVEKYFYLVWGFVLAAFIFSVNVVQSGTGRALRAIHSSESAASAMGVNVSKFKIMVFVYSAALASLAGSLYAHYMNFVNPATFDLFFSIKLLIMLALGGMYTLWGAVIGAGIFTFLSYEWLHYFKEFEVFVYGAILLVVVIFLPQGLAGVPGMIKGWLGRPKSNE
- a CDS encoding branched-chain amino acid ABC transporter permease, giving the protein MTLGGQLFQYLITGITVGSIYAMVAVGFNIIYNVTEIINFAQGEFVMLGGLMMVFCHAGMGLPLIMAFPLTVILVTLVGMLMDRLAIRPIRQPTVLSLIIATIAVSILLKGAAMFIWGKDPFDLPAFSGRNPIMFFGAVIQPQYFWVIGFLILIVIALTFFFDRTILGKAMSACADNPDAASLVGINVKRMIMLAFALSAAIGAVAGIVVTPISLMEYDRGAMLAVKGFGAAVLGGLGSFPGAVMGGLILGAIESLGAGLISSGYKDAFALIVLLVVLFFKPSGIFGDIEISRIKRF